A window of the Lactuca sativa cultivar Salinas chromosome 7, Lsat_Salinas_v11, whole genome shotgun sequence genome harbors these coding sequences:
- the LOC111893990 gene encoding G-type lectin S-receptor-like serine/threonine-protein kinase At4g27290 isoform X4, giving the protein MEVYRIILVLLSGLTFFILSCSSTVDRLHINQPIKDGNTIVSHGEMYELGFFSPGKSKNRYLGIWYKKISTFTVVWVANRETPISDTSGVFHVTKQGTLMISSGNNTLIWSSNLTISSVINPVAQLLDNGNLVVWDELYRNKEKLIWQSFDYPGNTLLPGVKLGKDLISGREWFLTSWKNPNDPSKGLHKFWVDTNGYPQIFVGEAQDVQTWIRIGPWNGIGFQGLPVDNMNPIFYVEFVLNEKEIYYTYKVKSPTSIQRFILVWDGIARRLQWIKRTQEWVGYGNVLVDSCSRYGPCGPFGSCSIKSSLPCSCLEGFEPKVHEEWNAWDWSNGCQRKKALDNLDCRTSNSDVFHKISGVIFPDTRGSWYNKSMNLGECEVVCRMNCSCSAFAHLDIRNGGSGCLLWFDELMDVREYDDDHQELYIRMAASELSGKGKFGFNKKKGELAMVLSVSSVALLLAAVVYACIKRMRRLHKMGRGSKDKDHMSVHMENLDELPFFSLIKIAEATNNFNIDNKIGEGGFGPVYKGVLENGRVVAVKRLSETSQQGLDEFQNEVICIAKLQHRNLVKLLGYCIHGNERILIYEYMDHKSLDSFLFDETRSSMLDWPQRFHIIHGIARGILYLHQDSRLQIIHRDLKAVCRTRCHY; this is encoded by the exons ATGGAGGTTTATCGCATTATCCTTGTGTTGCTCTCCGGCCTTACATTCTTCATCTTGTCATGTTCTTCTACAGTAGATAGATTACATATAAACCAACCAATCAAAGATGGAAACACCATTGTTTCACATGGTGAGATGTACGAACTCGGCTTTTTTAGCCCAGGAAAGTCCAAGAATCGCTACCTAGGAATATGGTACAAGAAGATATCAACTTTTACAGTTGTATGGGTTGCAAACAGGGAGACACCAATCAGCGACACATCTGGTGTCTTTCATGTCACTAAACAAGGAACCCTAATGATATCAAGTGGAAACAATACGCTCATTTGGTCATCCAACTTGACTATATCTTCCGTTATTAACCCCGTTGCACAGCTTTTAGACAATGGAAATCTTGTGGTGTGGGATGAGTTATATAGAAACAAAGAAAAACTCATCTGGCAAAGCTTTGATTACCCTGGTAACACTTTACTTCCAGGAGTGAAACTAGGGAAAGATTTGATATCAGGAAGAGAGTGGTTCTTAACATCATGGAAAAACCCTAATGATCCTTCTAAAGGTTTGCATAAATTTTGGGTAGACACAAATGGGTATCCACAGATTTTTGTGGGAGAAGCTCAAGATGTTCAAACGTGGATCAGGATTGGACCATGGAATGGTATTGGGTTTCAAGGTCTTCCTGTAGACAACATGAATCCAATTTTCTACGTAGAATTTGTTCTCAATGAGAAAgaaatatattatacatataaagTTAAGAGTCCAACGTCTATTCAAAGGTTTATTTTGGTGTGGGATGGCATAGCACGAAGGCTACAGTGGATTAAAAGAACCCAAGAATGGGTCGGGTATGGGAATGTGTTAGTTGATTCTTGTAGTCGTTATGGACCATGTGGTCCTTTTGGAAGCTGTAGTATTAAAAGTTCTCTTCCTTGTAGTTGTTTGGAAGGTTTTGAACCAAAAGTCCATGAAGAATGGAATGCATGGGATTGGTCAAATGGGTGTCAACGTAAAAAGGCATTAGATAATTTAGATTGTAGGACTTCGAATTCGGATGTGTTTCATAAAATTTCAGGAGTGATTTTTCCAGATACACGTGGCTCATGGTATAACAAGAGTATGAATCTTGGAGAATGTGAAGTGGTTTGTAGAATGAATTGTTCTTGTTCTGCTTTTGCTCATTTAGATATCAGAAATGGTGGAAGTGGATGTTTGCTTTGGTTTGATGAGCTTATGGATGTTAGAGAATATGATGATGATCATCAAGAACTTTACATAAGAATGGCAGCCTCTGAGTTATCAG GAAAAGGGAAATTCGGCTTCAACAAGAAGAAGGGAGAACTTGCCATGGTGCTATCAGTTTCATCAGTTGCATTGCTTCTGGCTGCAGTAGTATATGCATGTATAAAGAGAATGAGAAGGCTTCATAAAATGGGAAGAG GAAGCAAGGATAAAGATCATATGAGTGTTCACATGGAAAACCTTGATGAGCTACCGTTTTTTAGCCTGATTAAAATAGCTGAGGCTACCAATAACTTTAACATTGATAACAAGATTGGAGAAGGTGGTTTTGGTCCCGTTTACAAG GGTGTGTTGGAAAACGGGAGAGTAGTCGCTGTAAAGCGGCTCTCAGAAACATCCCAACAAGGACTTGATGAGTTCCAAAATGAAGTCATTTGTATTGCCAAACTTCAGCATCGAAATCTTGTGAAGCTTCTTGGATATTGcattcatggaaatgaaaggattCTAATTTATGAATACATGGATCACAAAAGCTTGGACTCGTTTCTATTTG ATGAAACTAGAAGTTCGATGCTTGATTGGCCTCAACGTTTTCACATTATCCATGGTATAGCTCGAGGTATTCTTTATCTACATCAAGATTCACGCCTTCAAATCATCCATAGAGATCTCAAGGCAG TTTGTAGGACAAGATGCCATTACTAA
- the LOC111893990 gene encoding G-type lectin S-receptor-like serine/threonine-protein kinase At4g27290 isoform X2: MEVYRIILVLLSGLTFFILSCSSTVDRLHINQPIKDGNTIVSHGEMYELGFFSPGKSKNRYLGIWYKKISTFTVVWVANRETPISDTSGVFHVTKQGTLMISSGNNTLIWSSNLTISSVINPVAQLLDNGNLVVWDELYRNKEKLIWQSFDYPGNTLLPGVKLGKDLISGREWFLTSWKNPNDPSKGLHKFWVDTNGYPQIFVGEAQDVQTWIRIGPWNGIGFQGLPVDNMNPIFYVEFVLNEKEIYYTYKVKSPTSIQRFILVWDGIARRLQWIKRTQEWVGYGNVLVDSCSRYGPCGPFGSCSIKSSLPCSCLEGFEPKVHEEWNAWDWSNGCQRKKALDNLDCRTSNSDVFHKISGVIFPDTRGSWYNKSMNLGECEVVCRMNCSCSAFAHLDIRNGGSGCLLWFDELMDVREYDDDHQELYIRMAASELSGKGKFGFNKKKGELAMVLSVSSVALLLAAVVYACIKRMRRLHKMGRGSKDKDHMSVHMENLDELPFFSLIKIAEATNNFNIDNKIGEGGFGPVYKGVLENGRVVAVKRLSETSQQGLDEFQNEVICIAKLQHRNLVKLLGYCIHGNERILIYEYMDHKSLDSFLFDETRSSMLDWPQRFHIIHGIARGILYLHQDSRLQIIHRDLKAARKFVGQDAITKTKKVLGTHGYISPEYAVHGRISIKSDVFSFGVVVLEIVSGKKNRGFSHEGHSDNLLGHAWRLYKEGKSIELVSACLRDSCVMSEVLRSIHVGLLCVQHHAEDRPTMLSVVLMLISEGALPPPKQPAFFTEDSYHEVDNVSSPMEYTITLLHAR; this comes from the exons ATGGAGGTTTATCGCATTATCCTTGTGTTGCTCTCCGGCCTTACATTCTTCATCTTGTCATGTTCTTCTACAGTAGATAGATTACATATAAACCAACCAATCAAAGATGGAAACACCATTGTTTCACATGGTGAGATGTACGAACTCGGCTTTTTTAGCCCAGGAAAGTCCAAGAATCGCTACCTAGGAATATGGTACAAGAAGATATCAACTTTTACAGTTGTATGGGTTGCAAACAGGGAGACACCAATCAGCGACACATCTGGTGTCTTTCATGTCACTAAACAAGGAACCCTAATGATATCAAGTGGAAACAATACGCTCATTTGGTCATCCAACTTGACTATATCTTCCGTTATTAACCCCGTTGCACAGCTTTTAGACAATGGAAATCTTGTGGTGTGGGATGAGTTATATAGAAACAAAGAAAAACTCATCTGGCAAAGCTTTGATTACCCTGGTAACACTTTACTTCCAGGAGTGAAACTAGGGAAAGATTTGATATCAGGAAGAGAGTGGTTCTTAACATCATGGAAAAACCCTAATGATCCTTCTAAAGGTTTGCATAAATTTTGGGTAGACACAAATGGGTATCCACAGATTTTTGTGGGAGAAGCTCAAGATGTTCAAACGTGGATCAGGATTGGACCATGGAATGGTATTGGGTTTCAAGGTCTTCCTGTAGACAACATGAATCCAATTTTCTACGTAGAATTTGTTCTCAATGAGAAAgaaatatattatacatataaagTTAAGAGTCCAACGTCTATTCAAAGGTTTATTTTGGTGTGGGATGGCATAGCACGAAGGCTACAGTGGATTAAAAGAACCCAAGAATGGGTCGGGTATGGGAATGTGTTAGTTGATTCTTGTAGTCGTTATGGACCATGTGGTCCTTTTGGAAGCTGTAGTATTAAAAGTTCTCTTCCTTGTAGTTGTTTGGAAGGTTTTGAACCAAAAGTCCATGAAGAATGGAATGCATGGGATTGGTCAAATGGGTGTCAACGTAAAAAGGCATTAGATAATTTAGATTGTAGGACTTCGAATTCGGATGTGTTTCATAAAATTTCAGGAGTGATTTTTCCAGATACACGTGGCTCATGGTATAACAAGAGTATGAATCTTGGAGAATGTGAAGTGGTTTGTAGAATGAATTGTTCTTGTTCTGCTTTTGCTCATTTAGATATCAGAAATGGTGGAAGTGGATGTTTGCTTTGGTTTGATGAGCTTATGGATGTTAGAGAATATGATGATGATCATCAAGAACTTTACATAAGAATGGCAGCCTCTGAGTTATCAG GAAAAGGGAAATTCGGCTTCAACAAGAAGAAGGGAGAACTTGCCATGGTGCTATCAGTTTCATCAGTTGCATTGCTTCTGGCTGCAGTAGTATATGCATGTATAAAGAGAATGAGAAGGCTTCATAAAATGGGAAGAG GAAGCAAGGATAAAGATCATATGAGTGTTCACATGGAAAACCTTGATGAGCTACCGTTTTTTAGCCTGATTAAAATAGCTGAGGCTACCAATAACTTTAACATTGATAACAAGATTGGAGAAGGTGGTTTTGGTCCCGTTTACAAG GGTGTGTTGGAAAACGGGAGAGTAGTCGCTGTAAAGCGGCTCTCAGAAACATCCCAACAAGGACTTGATGAGTTCCAAAATGAAGTCATTTGTATTGCCAAACTTCAGCATCGAAATCTTGTGAAGCTTCTTGGATATTGcattcatggaaatgaaaggattCTAATTTATGAATACATGGATCACAAAAGCTTGGACTCGTTTCTATTTG ATGAAACTAGAAGTTCGATGCTTGATTGGCCTCAACGTTTTCACATTATCCATGGTATAGCTCGAGGTATTCTTTATCTACATCAAGATTCACGCCTTCAAATCATCCATAGAGATCTCAAGGCAG CTCGAAAGTTTGTAGGACAAGATGCCATTACTAAGACAAAGAAGGTCCTTGGAACACA TGGATACATTTCTCCGGAGTATGCAGTACATGGGCGTATCTCTATAAAGTCAGATGTTTTTAGCTTTGGTGTTGTTGTGTTGGAGATTGTGAGTGGGAAGAAAAACAGAGGATTCTCTCATGAGGGTCATAGTGACAACCTTCTTGGACAT GCGTGGAGACtatataaagaaggaaagtccattGAACTCGTGAGTGCATGTTTACGCGACTCTTGTGTCATGTCTGAAGTACTACGATCAATACATGTTGGATTATTGTGTGTGCAACATCATGCAGAAGATAGACCAACTATGTTGTCAGTAGTTCTGATGCTCATTAGTGAGGGGGCATTGCCTCCACCTAAACAACCGGCTTTTTTCACCGAAGATAGTTACCATGAAGTTGATAATGTTTCATCCCCAATGGAATACACAATTACATTATTACATGCTAGATAG
- the LOC111893990 gene encoding G-type lectin S-receptor-like serine/threonine-protein kinase At4g27290 isoform X3, with the protein MEVYRIILVLLSGLTFFILSCSSTVDRLHINQPIKDGNTIVSHGEMYELGFFSPGKSKNRYLGIWYKKISTFTVVWVANRETPISDTSGVFHVTKQGTLMISSGNNTLIWSSNLTISSVINPVAQLLDNGNLVVWDELYRNKEKLIWQSFDYPGNTLLPGVKLGKDLISGREWFLTSWKNPNDPSKGLHKFWVDTNGYPQIFVGEAQDVQTWIRIGPWNGIGFQGLPVDNMNPIFYVEFVLNEKEIYYTYKVKSPTSIQRFILVWDGIARRLQWIKRTQEWVGCLEGFEPKVHEEWNAWDWSNGCQRKKALDNLDCRTSNSDVFHKISGVIFPDTRGSWYNKSMNLGECEVVCRMNCSCSAFAHLDIRNGGSGCLLWFDELMDVREYDDDHQELYIRMAASELSGKGKFGFNKKKGELAMVLSVSSVALLLAAVVYACIKRMRRLHKMGRGSKDKDHMSVHMENLDELPFFSLIKIAEATNNFNIDNKIGEGGFGPVYKGVLENGRVVAVKRLSETSQQGLDEFQNEVICIAKLQHRNLVKLLGYCIHGNERILIYEYMDHKSLDSFLFDETRSSMLDWPQRFHIIHGIARGILYLHQDSRLQIIHRDLKAGNILLDSEMNPKISDFGLARKFVGQDAITKTKKVLGTHGYISPEYAVHGRISIKSDVFSFGVVVLEIVSGKKNRGFSHEGHSDNLLGHAWRLYKEGKSIELVSACLRDSCVMSEVLRSIHVGLLCVQHHAEDRPTMLSVVLMLISEGALPPPKQPAFFTEDSYHEVDNVSSPMEYTITLLHAR; encoded by the exons ATGGAGGTTTATCGCATTATCCTTGTGTTGCTCTCCGGCCTTACATTCTTCATCTTGTCATGTTCTTCTACAGTAGATAGATTACATATAAACCAACCAATCAAAGATGGAAACACCATTGTTTCACATGGTGAGATGTACGAACTCGGCTTTTTTAGCCCAGGAAAGTCCAAGAATCGCTACCTAGGAATATGGTACAAGAAGATATCAACTTTTACAGTTGTATGGGTTGCAAACAGGGAGACACCAATCAGCGACACATCTGGTGTCTTTCATGTCACTAAACAAGGAACCCTAATGATATCAAGTGGAAACAATACGCTCATTTGGTCATCCAACTTGACTATATCTTCCGTTATTAACCCCGTTGCACAGCTTTTAGACAATGGAAATCTTGTGGTGTGGGATGAGTTATATAGAAACAAAGAAAAACTCATCTGGCAAAGCTTTGATTACCCTGGTAACACTTTACTTCCAGGAGTGAAACTAGGGAAAGATTTGATATCAGGAAGAGAGTGGTTCTTAACATCATGGAAAAACCCTAATGATCCTTCTAAAGGTTTGCATAAATTTTGGGTAGACACAAATGGGTATCCACAGATTTTTGTGGGAGAAGCTCAAGATGTTCAAACGTGGATCAGGATTGGACCATGGAATGGTATTGGGTTTCAAGGTCTTCCTGTAGACAACATGAATCCAATTTTCTACGTAGAATTTGTTCTCAATGAGAAAgaaatatattatacatataaagTTAAGAGTCCAACGTCTATTCAAAGGTTTATTTTGGTGTGGGATGGCATAGCACGAAGGCTACAGTGGATTAAAAGAACCCAAGAATGGGTCGG TTGTTTGGAAGGTTTTGAACCAAAAGTCCATGAAGAATGGAATGCATGGGATTGGTCAAATGGGTGTCAACGTAAAAAGGCATTAGATAATTTAGATTGTAGGACTTCGAATTCGGATGTGTTTCATAAAATTTCAGGAGTGATTTTTCCAGATACACGTGGCTCATGGTATAACAAGAGTATGAATCTTGGAGAATGTGAAGTGGTTTGTAGAATGAATTGTTCTTGTTCTGCTTTTGCTCATTTAGATATCAGAAATGGTGGAAGTGGATGTTTGCTTTGGTTTGATGAGCTTATGGATGTTAGAGAATATGATGATGATCATCAAGAACTTTACATAAGAATGGCAGCCTCTGAGTTATCAG GAAAAGGGAAATTCGGCTTCAACAAGAAGAAGGGAGAACTTGCCATGGTGCTATCAGTTTCATCAGTTGCATTGCTTCTGGCTGCAGTAGTATATGCATGTATAAAGAGAATGAGAAGGCTTCATAAAATGGGAAGAG GAAGCAAGGATAAAGATCATATGAGTGTTCACATGGAAAACCTTGATGAGCTACCGTTTTTTAGCCTGATTAAAATAGCTGAGGCTACCAATAACTTTAACATTGATAACAAGATTGGAGAAGGTGGTTTTGGTCCCGTTTACAAG GGTGTGTTGGAAAACGGGAGAGTAGTCGCTGTAAAGCGGCTCTCAGAAACATCCCAACAAGGACTTGATGAGTTCCAAAATGAAGTCATTTGTATTGCCAAACTTCAGCATCGAAATCTTGTGAAGCTTCTTGGATATTGcattcatggaaatgaaaggattCTAATTTATGAATACATGGATCACAAAAGCTTGGACTCGTTTCTATTTG ATGAAACTAGAAGTTCGATGCTTGATTGGCCTCAACGTTTTCACATTATCCATGGTATAGCTCGAGGTATTCTTTATCTACATCAAGATTCACGCCTTCAAATCATCCATAGAGATCTCAAGGCAGGTAATATCTTGTTGGATAGTGAAATGAATCCAAAGATATCTGACTTTGGCCTAGCTCGAAAGTTTGTAGGACAAGATGCCATTACTAAGACAAAGAAGGTCCTTGGAACACA TGGATACATTTCTCCGGAGTATGCAGTACATGGGCGTATCTCTATAAAGTCAGATGTTTTTAGCTTTGGTGTTGTTGTGTTGGAGATTGTGAGTGGGAAGAAAAACAGAGGATTCTCTCATGAGGGTCATAGTGACAACCTTCTTGGACAT GCGTGGAGACtatataaagaaggaaagtccattGAACTCGTGAGTGCATGTTTACGCGACTCTTGTGTCATGTCTGAAGTACTACGATCAATACATGTTGGATTATTGTGTGTGCAACATCATGCAGAAGATAGACCAACTATGTTGTCAGTAGTTCTGATGCTCATTAGTGAGGGGGCATTGCCTCCACCTAAACAACCGGCTTTTTTCACCGAAGATAGTTACCATGAAGTTGATAATGTTTCATCCCCAATGGAATACACAATTACATTATTACATGCTAGATAG
- the LOC111893990 gene encoding G-type lectin S-receptor-like serine/threonine-protein kinase At4g27290 isoform X1, translated as MEVYRIILVLLSGLTFFILSCSSTVDRLHINQPIKDGNTIVSHGEMYELGFFSPGKSKNRYLGIWYKKISTFTVVWVANRETPISDTSGVFHVTKQGTLMISSGNNTLIWSSNLTISSVINPVAQLLDNGNLVVWDELYRNKEKLIWQSFDYPGNTLLPGVKLGKDLISGREWFLTSWKNPNDPSKGLHKFWVDTNGYPQIFVGEAQDVQTWIRIGPWNGIGFQGLPVDNMNPIFYVEFVLNEKEIYYTYKVKSPTSIQRFILVWDGIARRLQWIKRTQEWVGYGNVLVDSCSRYGPCGPFGSCSIKSSLPCSCLEGFEPKVHEEWNAWDWSNGCQRKKALDNLDCRTSNSDVFHKISGVIFPDTRGSWYNKSMNLGECEVVCRMNCSCSAFAHLDIRNGGSGCLLWFDELMDVREYDDDHQELYIRMAASELSGKGKFGFNKKKGELAMVLSVSSVALLLAAVVYACIKRMRRLHKMGRGSKDKDHMSVHMENLDELPFFSLIKIAEATNNFNIDNKIGEGGFGPVYKGVLENGRVVAVKRLSETSQQGLDEFQNEVICIAKLQHRNLVKLLGYCIHGNERILIYEYMDHKSLDSFLFDETRSSMLDWPQRFHIIHGIARGILYLHQDSRLQIIHRDLKAGNILLDSEMNPKISDFGLARKFVGQDAITKTKKVLGTHGYISPEYAVHGRISIKSDVFSFGVVVLEIVSGKKNRGFSHEGHSDNLLGHAWRLYKEGKSIELVSACLRDSCVMSEVLRSIHVGLLCVQHHAEDRPTMLSVVLMLISEGALPPPKQPAFFTEDSYHEVDNVSSPMEYTITLLHAR; from the exons ATGGAGGTTTATCGCATTATCCTTGTGTTGCTCTCCGGCCTTACATTCTTCATCTTGTCATGTTCTTCTACAGTAGATAGATTACATATAAACCAACCAATCAAAGATGGAAACACCATTGTTTCACATGGTGAGATGTACGAACTCGGCTTTTTTAGCCCAGGAAAGTCCAAGAATCGCTACCTAGGAATATGGTACAAGAAGATATCAACTTTTACAGTTGTATGGGTTGCAAACAGGGAGACACCAATCAGCGACACATCTGGTGTCTTTCATGTCACTAAACAAGGAACCCTAATGATATCAAGTGGAAACAATACGCTCATTTGGTCATCCAACTTGACTATATCTTCCGTTATTAACCCCGTTGCACAGCTTTTAGACAATGGAAATCTTGTGGTGTGGGATGAGTTATATAGAAACAAAGAAAAACTCATCTGGCAAAGCTTTGATTACCCTGGTAACACTTTACTTCCAGGAGTGAAACTAGGGAAAGATTTGATATCAGGAAGAGAGTGGTTCTTAACATCATGGAAAAACCCTAATGATCCTTCTAAAGGTTTGCATAAATTTTGGGTAGACACAAATGGGTATCCACAGATTTTTGTGGGAGAAGCTCAAGATGTTCAAACGTGGATCAGGATTGGACCATGGAATGGTATTGGGTTTCAAGGTCTTCCTGTAGACAACATGAATCCAATTTTCTACGTAGAATTTGTTCTCAATGAGAAAgaaatatattatacatataaagTTAAGAGTCCAACGTCTATTCAAAGGTTTATTTTGGTGTGGGATGGCATAGCACGAAGGCTACAGTGGATTAAAAGAACCCAAGAATGGGTCGGGTATGGGAATGTGTTAGTTGATTCTTGTAGTCGTTATGGACCATGTGGTCCTTTTGGAAGCTGTAGTATTAAAAGTTCTCTTCCTTGTAGTTGTTTGGAAGGTTTTGAACCAAAAGTCCATGAAGAATGGAATGCATGGGATTGGTCAAATGGGTGTCAACGTAAAAAGGCATTAGATAATTTAGATTGTAGGACTTCGAATTCGGATGTGTTTCATAAAATTTCAGGAGTGATTTTTCCAGATACACGTGGCTCATGGTATAACAAGAGTATGAATCTTGGAGAATGTGAAGTGGTTTGTAGAATGAATTGTTCTTGTTCTGCTTTTGCTCATTTAGATATCAGAAATGGTGGAAGTGGATGTTTGCTTTGGTTTGATGAGCTTATGGATGTTAGAGAATATGATGATGATCATCAAGAACTTTACATAAGAATGGCAGCCTCTGAGTTATCAG GAAAAGGGAAATTCGGCTTCAACAAGAAGAAGGGAGAACTTGCCATGGTGCTATCAGTTTCATCAGTTGCATTGCTTCTGGCTGCAGTAGTATATGCATGTATAAAGAGAATGAGAAGGCTTCATAAAATGGGAAGAG GAAGCAAGGATAAAGATCATATGAGTGTTCACATGGAAAACCTTGATGAGCTACCGTTTTTTAGCCTGATTAAAATAGCTGAGGCTACCAATAACTTTAACATTGATAACAAGATTGGAGAAGGTGGTTTTGGTCCCGTTTACAAG GGTGTGTTGGAAAACGGGAGAGTAGTCGCTGTAAAGCGGCTCTCAGAAACATCCCAACAAGGACTTGATGAGTTCCAAAATGAAGTCATTTGTATTGCCAAACTTCAGCATCGAAATCTTGTGAAGCTTCTTGGATATTGcattcatggaaatgaaaggattCTAATTTATGAATACATGGATCACAAAAGCTTGGACTCGTTTCTATTTG ATGAAACTAGAAGTTCGATGCTTGATTGGCCTCAACGTTTTCACATTATCCATGGTATAGCTCGAGGTATTCTTTATCTACATCAAGATTCACGCCTTCAAATCATCCATAGAGATCTCAAGGCAGGTAATATCTTGTTGGATAGTGAAATGAATCCAAAGATATCTGACTTTGGCCTAGCTCGAAAGTTTGTAGGACAAGATGCCATTACTAAGACAAAGAAGGTCCTTGGAACACA TGGATACATTTCTCCGGAGTATGCAGTACATGGGCGTATCTCTATAAAGTCAGATGTTTTTAGCTTTGGTGTTGTTGTGTTGGAGATTGTGAGTGGGAAGAAAAACAGAGGATTCTCTCATGAGGGTCATAGTGACAACCTTCTTGGACAT GCGTGGAGACtatataaagaaggaaagtccattGAACTCGTGAGTGCATGTTTACGCGACTCTTGTGTCATGTCTGAAGTACTACGATCAATACATGTTGGATTATTGTGTGTGCAACATCATGCAGAAGATAGACCAACTATGTTGTCAGTAGTTCTGATGCTCATTAGTGAGGGGGCATTGCCTCCACCTAAACAACCGGCTTTTTTCACCGAAGATAGTTACCATGAAGTTGATAATGTTTCATCCCCAATGGAATACACAATTACATTATTACATGCTAGATAG